From one Brachypodium distachyon strain Bd21 chromosome 4, Brachypodium_distachyon_v3.0, whole genome shotgun sequence genomic stretch:
- the LOC100828727 gene encoding beta-galactosidase 15 isoform X2 produces MQTFVTKIVDMMKDEKLYSWQGGPIILQQIENEYGNIQGKYGQAGKRYMQWAAQMALGLDTGIPWVMCRQTDAPEQILDTCNAFYCDGFKPNSYNKPTIWTEDWDGWYADWGGPLPHRPAEDSAFAVARFYQRGGSLQNYYMYFGGTNFARTAGGPLQITSYDYDAPINEYGMLRQPKWGHLKDLHTAIKLCEPALIAVDGSPQYVKLGSMQEAHIYSSAKVHTNGSTAGNAQICSAFLANIDEHKYVSVWIFGKSYNLPPWSVSILPDCENVAFNTARVGAQTSVFTFESGSPSHSSRREPSVLLPGVRGSYLSSTWWTSKETIGTWGDGSFATQGILEHLNVTKDISDYLWYTTSVNISDEDVAFWSSKGVLPSLIIDQIRDVARVFVNGKLAGSQVGHWVSLKQPIQFVRGLNELTLLSEIVGLQNYGAFLEKDGAGFKGQVKLTGLSNGDTDLTNSAWTYQVGLKGEFSMIYTPEKQECAEWSAMQTDNIQSPFTWYKTMVDAPEGTDPVAIDLGSMGKGQAWVNGRLIGRYWSLVAPESGCPSSCNYPGAYSETKCQSNCGMPTQSWYHIPREWLQESNNLLVLFEETGGDPSKISLEVHYTKTICSRISENYYPPLSAWSWLDTGRVSVDSVAPELLLRCDDGYEISRITFASYGTPSGGCQNFSKGKCHAASTLDFVTEACVGKNKCAISVSNDVFGDPCRGVLKDLAVEAECSLSSATKEPRDEM; encoded by the exons ATCGAAAATGAATATGGGAATATCCAAGGCAAGTATGGTCAAGCAGGCAAGAGATATATGCAATGGGCAGCTCAGATGGCACTTGGGCTTGATACTGGCATTCCTTGGGTGATGTGCCGGCAGACTGATGCCCCCGAACAAATT CTCGATACTTGCAATGCATTTTACTGCGATGGGTTCAAGCCAAATTCTTACAATAAACCAACAATATGGACTGAGGATTGGGATGGATG GTATGCCGACTGGGGTGGACCATTGCCTCATAGGCCAGCCGAAGACAGTGCTTTTGCTGTTGCTCGTTTCTACCAACGCGGCGGAAGTTTACAAAACTATTATATG TATTTTGGTGGAACAAATTTTGCCCGAACGGCTGGTGGTCCACTTCAGATAACAAGTTATGATTATGATGCTCCAATTAATGAGTACG GCATGTTAAGGCAGCCTAAGTGGGGGCATCTGAAAGATCTACACACAGCTATCAAACTTTGTGAACCAGCTCTTATTGCAGTGGATGGCTCACCTCAATATGTAAAGTTAGGATCAATGCAAGAG GCACACATATATTCCAGTGCAAAAGTTCATACAAATGGAAGCACGGCAGGAAATGCCCAGATATGCTCCGCTTTTCTTGCCAATATTGATGAGCATAAATATGTGTCAGTATGGATTTTTGGCAAATCTTATAATCTACCACCATGGTCTGTGAGCATCCTACCAGATTGTGAGAACGTGGCTTTCAATACTGCACGG GTTGGTGCACAGACTTCAGTTTTTACTTTCGAATCTGGGTCCCCAAGTCATTCGAGTAGACGTGAGCCTAGTGTTCTATTACCTGGTGTTAGAGGGTCATATCTTTCGAGTACTTGGTGGACTTCTAAAGAGACCATTGGTACATGGGGTGATGGGAGCTTTGCTACACAGGGAATATTAGAGCACCTAAATGTAACAAAGGACATATCTGACTACTTGTGGTATACTACCAG CGTAAACATTTCTGATGAGGATGTTGcattttggagttcaaaaGGAGTTCTTCCTTCACTAATAATAGACCAAATTCGTGATGTAGCTCGGGTATTTGTAAACGGAAAGCTTGCAG GTAGTCAAGTTGGTCACTGGGTGTCACTGAAGCAACCGATTCAATTCGTTCGAGGTCTTAATGAGTTGACATTGCTGTCGGAAATAGTTGGCTTGCAG AATTATGGTGCTTTCTTGGAGAAGGATGGAGCTGGATTTAAAGGTCAAGTAAAACTCACTGGATTGTCAAATGGGGACACTGACCTGACTAATTCGGCTTGGACTTACCAG GTGGGGCTGAAAGGTGAGTTTTCTATGATCTATACTCCTGAGAAACAGGAATGTGCTGAGTGGAGTGCCATGCAGACAGACAATATACAGTCACCCTTTACATGGTACAAG ACTATGGTTGATGCCCCTGAAGGTACTGACCCTGTCGCCATTGATCTTGGGAGCATGGGGAAGGGCCAGGCTTGGGTGAATGGGCGTCTAATTGGGCGCTACTGGTCACTAGTAGCACCAGAATCTGGGTGTCCATCTTCGTGCAACTACCCAGGAGCTTACAgtgagaccaagtgccaaTCAAACTGTGGAATGCCTACACAAAGCTG GTACCACATTCCACGAGAGTGGCTGCAAGAGTCGAACAATCTCTTGGTACTGTTTGAGGAAACGGGTGGTGACCCTTCAAAGATATCACTGGAGGTTCATTACACAAAAACAATCTGCTCAAGAATATCAGAAAATTATTATCCTCCCCTTTCTGCTTGGTCGTGGCTTGACACTGGCCGTGTCTCAGTGGATAGTGTAGCGCCAGAACTGCTCTTACGGTGTGATGATGGGTATGAGATCTCTCGCATTACATTTGCAAGTTATGGAACTCCTTCGGGTGGTTGCCAGAACTTCTCCAAAGGAAAGTGCCATGCTGCTAGTACTCTGGACTTCGTGACAGAG GCGTGCGTTGGCAAAAATAAATGTGCAATCAGTGTTTCAAACGATGTATTTGGTGATCCATGCCGCGGAGTCCTCAAGGATTTAGCAGTCGAGGCTGAGTGCTCATTGTCATCAGCCACCAAAGAACCCCGAGATGAGATGTGA